CCAAGCGACGCCATTCCAGCTGCTGAAGTTGGTCGCATCGTTTGGGAATGGGTCCAGGTAGTTCAGCACGGTGTCTGCATCTGCATCTGCGAGAACATTTCCGTACCATGCGGTACTATTGAGGTGGCTGAAGTTGGTCGAGTCTATCGTATAAGGATCCCAGAAGTTTAGAACGGTATCAGAATCATCATCGTGGAGCGCATAGCTATACCAGGTGCCTCCATTGGTTGGACTGGGGTTGCTGTAGTCCAGCGGGAGGGGATCCTGAGCGTCCGGAATGCCGTCTCCATCAATGTCCTGCGGCGGTTGAGGTGGTCCATAGGGTTCCGTATCCTGCCAGTTGGGTACTCCGTCTGAATCAGCATCATGCAAGACGATCCCGCCCCAGACGATGTTGTTGATGCTGCTGTAGTTGGTGCCGTCCGCGGGGAAAGGATCGTTGAGGTCTGTTATCCCGTCGCCATCGCTGTCCCCGTTGCCGTTGTAAGGGTCATAGGGGTAGGGATCGAACGGATTTTTAGTCCCATCCCCATCGTAGTCGGAGTAGCTGGCGCCGGGGTAATTGGGGAGTTGACCGTTGGTGTAGGTGACGCCGGTGAAATTGTTCCATTCGTCGTAGTCGCTGATATAGTCACCGTCGCTATCCCAGTTGGTAAGGGAGCAGCCCATGTGGGGCTTTACGAGGTGCAGTTCATCGCCATCACTCAGGCCGTCATAGTCGGTGTCGTAGACGAAGGGGTTGGTGCCTTCAGCAGCCTCTTCGTCATTGCTGGCACCATCGTTGTCGGCGTCAGCGTTCTGATTGTTGAGGTCGACGAGGGTGGTGACCTGGCTGGTGGAGGAGTCAGTCCAGGTATCGTTCTGGCCATTGGAGTCCGAGTCCGACCAAGTGGCCCAACTGTTGGGCAGCGGGCTGAGGATCATGAAACCCGCAGCGACTACCTGAACCCAGCCGGCCCAAGGGCGGCGGCAACGGGCTAGAAAGGGCAGGGTGCGGTGGCGGAAACGGGCGGGGGAGGAATGCGACGCCATGAATTTTCTCCGGATGGTTACCGTGCGGAGAAAATCAAAAATGCGGTATGGAGTCGAGTTTTTTAAGCAAAAGCCTCGAAACAAAATAATGATTTATCACAGAGGGGGCGGAACGTCTCCGATTTGAGCCAAGGGCTTCTTCTTACATGCACCTCAGGCTCTGCTGGCACCGGTGGCTCGAGCTTCATTTACTGCTTTAAGGGGGGGATGAGTATGGTCGACTGGTGGAGGAAGGTGGTCCGCCATAGCGCTCTGGACCATCTGGAAGCACATGTTTCAACGCGGCTTCGCTCATCGCGCCGATGCTCTGAAAGTTTTGTTTTGCATCGATCAGTGTCATCCTGTTTGGGCTGCTGTAGTGGTGCGGTTCGTCAGACCCATCGTCCTCCCAGAAGCAGACTTCGCAGATATCATATCCGCCCCTCGACTCGATTGTTCTGTAGCCACAACACGGACACGCCATCAGCGGTTTCGGTGAGCCGGTGATTTCTACGTTACCATGCGTACCGCGAAGTCGCTTCTGTAGGTATGAATTCACGACGCCCAGATATTTGGAGCGAAGCGCTGCTTTTAGAAGGGGGACGTATCGAGAAGAAGCTGCGTCTATTGGGCCTGCGTCAAAAGGTCCTTCTTCGAAGGTCTCCATCTCGCGTCTCAGTTCCTCAGGCAAACGATGGTATTCCTCGCCGTCCTTATGAAGCGTCCAAAAATTCTGCAGGATATTGGACTTGTCCTCCACTCGAAGCGTCGCCAGTTCGGCATCCACGATCATGGAGATGGCTTCGTCCCGGGTCATGGCGGAAAGGGAACTGTAGTTTGCTCACGGAGCGCCACCATGGCTTTCCCACCTTATTGCCGCCACGGCCCAAACTCCTTCGGCACCGGTGCCTCGAACTTCAGGTCCTGCTTCGTGATGGGGTGGGTGAACTCGAGCTTCCAGGCGTGCAGCATGAGGCGGGGGAGCTTGAGGAGCTGGCGCTGGGGTTGGGCGTAGATGGTGTCGCCGAGGATGGCGGTGCCGAGGCTCTCGCGCATGTGGACGCGGATCTGGTGGGTGCGGCCAGTGAGGAGGCGGCAGAGGATGAGGGCGCAGCCCTGATGGACGGAGAGCTTCTCCCATTCCGTCACGGCTTCCTTGCCGATGTCTGCGCGGTCGGTGACGGCCATGCGCTTGCGGTCGACGGGATGGCGGCCGATGCGGTTCTCGATACGCCCCTTCGCCTCCTTCGGCACGCCGTTCACGGCGGCGAGGTAGAGCTTCGTCAGGCTGCGACCGCTGAACGCCTCGCTCAGCCTGGTGTGGGCGAGGTCGTGTTTGGCTGCGACGAGGCAGCCGCTGGTCTCCTTGTCCAGGCGGTGGACGATGCCGGGGCGGAGCTCGCCGCCGATGCCGCTGAGGTTCTTGCAGTGGAAGAGGAGGGCATTCACCAGGGTGCCGTCCGGATTGCCAGCCGCGGGGTGGACCACCATGCCCTCAGCTTTGTTCACCACGATAAGGTGTTCATCTTCAAAGAGAACGTCCAGCGGGATGTCCTGAGCCACCACTTCGGTGGGTTCCGGTTCGGGAATTTCCATCAGGATAGTATCCCCCTGTTTGAGGGCGGTGTTCGGCTTTGCCGGCTTCCCATTCAGCAAAATATTCCCGTCCTTGATGAGACCCTGTAACCGGGTGCGGGACATGTCCGTCAACTGGCTCTGGAGGAAGTGATCCAGCCTCTGCTTGGTCCATTGAGGATCGTTCACTGTGAACTCCATGTGTCGAAAGGGAAGGGAAGCCGACAAGATACACCGCACTCACTGGAGCGGCCAGAATAATGATTTCTTTAGCGACTCGATTTGGCCGTCACGGTTTAATTTTCACACTGAATGAAAATCTGGCGCGCCCGCTGCTTAATGAATTATGTAAGAAATTCGAACTATTTTTTCTTACATGCTTCCAATGCACCGCCCGCAACAAACTTGCCTCGCAGTTTCACCTTTGAGGCACCTGCGTTCGAAGCTACCCTCCGCGTCCCGTGACACCCCCCCAGTCAGATACTCCCCAAACTTACCTCAGCACCTGCCCGGCGTGCGAGGGCGTGCTTGATGTCACGCCCTTCGAACCCTACAGCAAGGTGACCTGCCCCCACTGCGGGCAGGCCGTGCGCGTAAGGCGCAAATTCGACCACTTTTCCATCCTCAAGCAACTCGGCGAAGGCGGCATGAGCCGCGTGTTTGGCGCCGAAGACGCCACCCTCGGACGGCATGTGGCGCTCAAGATCCTGAATCGCCACTACAGCAAGGACAGCGTGCGCATGGCGAGCTTCGAGCGTGAGGCTCAGCTCACCGCCGCCGTGACCCATCCGAACGTGGTGAAGCTCTACTCCGTGGGCCGCGACCAGGGGAACTTCTACATCGCCATGGAACTCGTGGGCGGTGGCAGCCTGGAAGGGCGCATCGTGGACCAGGGGCGCCTTTCCGAGGCGGATGCCCTGCACGTGGGCCGCATGGTGGCCGAAGGTCTGCGCGCCGCGTATCGCGAGGGTCTCATCCACCGCGACGTGAAGCCGGCGAACATCCTCTTCACGGATGAAGGCACGCCCAAGATTGTGGACTTCGGCCTCGCGCTCTTCCACGAGCGGGACAAGGACGACTCCGGTGAAATCTGGGCCACCCCCTTCTATGTGGCGCCTGAAAAGGTGCGTGACGACACGGAGGACTTCCGCAGTGACATGTACAGCCTCGGCGCGACGCTCTACCACGCGCTCGTGGGCAAGCCGCCGCACCAGGCGAATACGAACTCCATCGCGGAGCTCAAGATCATCAAGAGCAAGCCGGTGAAGCTCGAGGACAGCGGCTTCAAATTTTCCTCCCGCACCTGCGAGCTCGTGAACCGCATGCTGGCGCTGAAGCCCGCGGATCGTCACCAGACCTATGATGCCCTGGTGGATGCCTTCCGCGATGCGGAGAGTCTGCTGGGCTACTCGGTCATCGGTCGCCGCTCACGCCGGCAGAAGCTGGTCTACGCCATCGGCGGTGCCGTGGTGGTGACCATTCTGCTGGCGCTGCTTCTCCGTCCCCGCCCACAGGTGGAGATGAAGTCCGTGGAGATCACCCAGGGCACGGACGAAGCCCAGCTGTCTTCCGTGGCCCGCACGCTCTCGTCTGGCACCACGACGATTGCGGATGTCTTTACGAAGGCGCGTAATCTTCTCTTTGAGGGGAAGTTTGCCGAATCCCGCAAGCTCTTTGACGAGATCATCGCCTACAACGAAGGCGGCGCGGATCGTGTGAAGCAGCCCACGCTGAACAAGACGCGTTTCAATGCAGCCCTGTGCGCCATTTTCGAAGGCAGGAAGGATGCGGCCCAGCGCTACTTCCGCGCGATCAAGAAGGACTCCGATGAAGGCACCATGCCTGCGACCGCTGAGTCCTCTGAGTTCTTCAGCTCCATTGCTGAGCGCATGGCAAAAGATCTCGCACTTGAGCTGCCTCGCACGGAGGTGAACTATGACGGTACCACGGAGGCGGCGCTTGGCTTTCTCGCGCATGGTCTGGCCCAGTGGCACTTTGGCAAGGACCCGGATGTGGCCATGAACTGGCTGCGTGAGTTTCAGGCCTGCGCTCCCACGCGCAGCACGGAGTGGCTTCCTTCTTATCAGAAGCTCATCTCGCCTTATTCCACGGAGTACGAGCTCGCAGGCAAGCTGGGTGACCTGAGCAATACTCCCTTCGGCACCACGGAGAATGCCCGCCTTGCGCTGGTACAGGTGAAGGCCGTGCTCGCGGACATCAAGCTGCCGGGCGCCCTCAAGCACAAGCTGGAGGACCGTTCGAAGTTTGCCCAGCAGGAGCTCAATCGTCTGCGTCGTGTGGCAGAGGAGGCGGAGCGCGCCCGCATCAGTGCCTTGCGCCAGCGTGAGCTCGCCCAGCTCAAGGACCTGAATGAGTCGCTGCCCTCGCTGGTGCGTGGGTATGACTACAGCCAGGGCGTGGAGCTTTTGGAAAGCATGAACTTCCAGACTCCGGAAGTGCAGAATGCCATCGCGGATCGCCTGTATCTCTGGTCCAAGGCGAGGGAATTCATGACCACGCTCATGGCAGACGTCACTGCGCGCGGCTATTCCGGTACGCTGGCCCGCCGCACGGGGATTCCATTGCAGGGGCGTCTCACGCATCTCGGGTATGACACCAGTGTGGTGTCCCTCGAGCGCGGTCAGGTGAGCATCGAGACAGACACGCTCACTCCGGATCTGCTCATCACCGTGGCGCAGAATATCCTGGAAGGGGTGACTGACTCCACGGACTACTACCGCCGCCAGGAGTTGATTGTTGTCTTTGCGAAGATGCAGGGCCTGTATCACATCGTCTCGCCCGTGGCCTCCCAGCTCATGGAAGAGAACCGCGCCTTCCGCCAGCGCTGGGCGAGGGTGGAGCAGAGTGGGATGTGAGAACAACGCAGCTCGCGAGAAAGTAGTCCGCCGAGCTTCGGCGGTCAGGTTGGGCCGACTACTCGCGATGTATGTGGCGTCACATGCCGTGTGTTCCTGTTTCAAGAGAAGGGATGGAGCCTTTCTGCAACGCTCGAGGCTCTGGGCGTGGATTGGAGTCAGGAGACGTGCAGCCGCCGAGGCTCGGCGGACTACTTTCTCAGTGCGATCATCCGGCACGCGCCGAAGAGCGAGTGACTCTCTTCCATCTTCCACAGGTCGCGATCGAGCATCAGCACCCGAGGTAGCTCTCCCACGCGGAAGCCTGCCTCAATGCTGAGCTTCATGTCGTACATGGTCACGTGGTTGAATTCGCCGATGAGATTGAGCACCTGGCCTTCCAGGTAGTGGCGTCGGTGGCGGGCGGGTTCGCTTGCCAGGATGATCCGTGCCTTGTGCAGCCGTGGTGCGAGTTTCCGCAACTGCTCATCCGTGAAGTGATGCAGGATGAGATTGGTCACCACGACCTCAGCCTCTGCCAGTGCTTTCGTCGCTGCCTCTGAGTGGAGGAAGTCACCCTGCACCCACTGCACGCCCAGGGGAAGATGCTCGGGACGTGGAGCGAGATCCAATCCGGTCCAGCGTGCTGCCAGTGCCGGGGACTTCTGTGCAATATGGTGTATCAGGGAGCCATCCCCGGCGCCCAGTTCCACAATGCGTCCGTGCGTCGGGGCATGCTCCTGAAGTTGTCGATGGAACCAGCCGAAGGTTCCCATGATGCGATTGATGACCTCAATGTCCTGCC
The Roseimicrobium gellanilyticum DNA segment above includes these coding regions:
- a CDS encoding CPCC family cysteine-rich protein; protein product: MTRDEAISMIVDAELATLRVEDKSNILQNFWTLHKDGEEYHRLPEELRREMETFEEGPFDAGPIDAASSRYVPLLKAALRSKYLGVVNSYLQKRLRGTHGNVEITGSPKPLMACPCCGYRTIESRGGYDICEVCFWEDDGSDEPHHYSSPNRMTLIDAKQNFQSIGAMSEAALKHVLPDGPERYGGPPSSTSRPYSSPP
- a CDS encoding RluA family pseudouridine synthase; this encodes MEFTVNDPQWTKQRLDHFLQSQLTDMSRTRLQGLIKDGNILLNGKPAKPNTALKQGDTILMEIPEPEPTEVVAQDIPLDVLFEDEHLIVVNKAEGMVVHPAAGNPDGTLVNALLFHCKNLSGIGGELRPGIVHRLDKETSGCLVAAKHDLAHTRLSEAFSGRSLTKLYLAAVNGVPKEAKGRIENRIGRHPVDRKRMAVTDRADIGKEAVTEWEKLSVHQGCALILCRLLTGRTHQIRVHMRESLGTAILGDTIYAQPQRQLLKLPRLMLHAWKLEFTHPITKQDLKFEAPVPKEFGPWRQ
- a CDS encoding serine/threonine-protein kinase, with amino-acid sequence MTPPQSDTPQTYLSTCPACEGVLDVTPFEPYSKVTCPHCGQAVRVRRKFDHFSILKQLGEGGMSRVFGAEDATLGRHVALKILNRHYSKDSVRMASFEREAQLTAAVTHPNVVKLYSVGRDQGNFYIAMELVGGGSLEGRIVDQGRLSEADALHVGRMVAEGLRAAYREGLIHRDVKPANILFTDEGTPKIVDFGLALFHERDKDDSGEIWATPFYVAPEKVRDDTEDFRSDMYSLGATLYHALVGKPPHQANTNSIAELKIIKSKPVKLEDSGFKFSSRTCELVNRMLALKPADRHQTYDALVDAFRDAESLLGYSVIGRRSRRQKLVYAIGGAVVVTILLALLLRPRPQVEMKSVEITQGTDEAQLSSVARTLSSGTTTIADVFTKARNLLFEGKFAESRKLFDEIIAYNEGGADRVKQPTLNKTRFNAALCAIFEGRKDAAQRYFRAIKKDSDEGTMPATAESSEFFSSIAERMAKDLALELPRTEVNYDGTTEAALGFLAHGLAQWHFGKDPDVAMNWLREFQACAPTRSTEWLPSYQKLISPYSTEYELAGKLGDLSNTPFGTTENARLALVQVKAVLADIKLPGALKHKLEDRSKFAQQELNRLRRVAEEAERARISALRQRELAQLKDLNESLPSLVRGYDYSQGVELLESMNFQTPEVQNAIADRLYLWSKAREFMTTLMADVTARGYSGTLARRTGIPLQGRLTHLGYDTSVVSLERGQVSIETDTLTPDLLITVAQNILEGVTDSTDYYRRQELIVVFAKMQGLYHIVSPVASQLMEENRAFRQRWARVEQSGM
- a CDS encoding class I SAM-dependent methyltransferase; translation: MGNLQHRVLKQEMLDTLPHDHPDALASRQDIEVINRIMGTFGWFHRQLQEHAPTHGRIVELGAGDGSLIHHIAQKSPALAARWTGLDLAPRPEHLPLGVQWVQGDFLHSEAATKALAEAEVVVTNLILHHFTDEQLRKLAPRLHKARIILASEPARHRRHYLEGQVLNLIGEFNHVTMYDMKLSIEAGFRVGELPRVLMLDRDLWKMEESHSLFGACRMIALRK